A genomic segment from Candidatus Brocadia sinica JPN1 encodes:
- the flgA gene encoding flagellar basal body P-ring formation chaperone FlgA, with protein sequence MKLNFLIPLPIIILFTFHTAIGERITIEIKDKVILPEKQITLGDIACVSCNDPSLSERVSDILIGNTPWPGNVRKIERDTINARLMDEGINLSDITYGSTTSSLISVESITISGEYILKKAKEYLQSKLFQPEREIIIESDRPPRDKLLPANEGTIRLAASQIDATKDRGNVQLIVHIFVNDKQYLKIPVFFNIRVYEDIVTSNRKIDRNDILSMDTLTIKRMETTKLAGLTFNNAEDLIGKRVIRPILPNTPITAEIVDNPPAIKKGDFIKIFVQAGNLHVVTKGIAKEDGYLGKIIRIKNIDSNKELYGRVEDSASVKVVF encoded by the coding sequence ATGAAACTAAACTTTTTAATACCTTTACCCATAATAATCCTCTTCACCTTCCATACTGCAATTGGTGAAAGAATTACCATCGAAATCAAGGACAAGGTAATCTTGCCTGAAAAACAAATTACCCTGGGAGATATTGCATGCGTTTCATGCAATGATCCATCCCTTTCAGAAAGAGTCAGCGATATTCTCATCGGAAACACCCCCTGGCCTGGCAACGTCAGGAAAATTGAACGGGATACCATCAATGCACGTCTCATGGACGAAGGTATTAATCTGAGCGATATCACTTACGGCAGCACAACTTCTTCGTTGATCTCTGTTGAATCAATAACCATTTCGGGAGAATATATTCTAAAGAAAGCAAAGGAATATCTTCAGTCTAAATTATTCCAGCCTGAGCGTGAAATAATCATTGAATCTGACAGGCCTCCCAGGGATAAATTATTACCTGCAAATGAAGGGACTATCCGTTTGGCGGCATCACAAATTGATGCTACGAAAGATAGAGGTAACGTACAACTTATCGTTCATATATTTGTTAACGATAAACAATATCTGAAGATACCGGTATTCTTCAACATACGTGTATACGAAGATATTGTTACTTCCAACAGGAAAATAGACAGAAACGACATTCTCAGTATGGATACCCTTACGATTAAAAGGATGGAAACTACAAAGCTTGCAGGATTAACGTTTAACAATGCAGAAGATCTCATAGGAAAACGCGTCATACGTCCTATCTTACCAAATACACCAATTACCGCAGAAATTGTAGACAACCCCCCTGCCATAAAAAAGGGTGATTTTATCAAAATTTTTGTTCAAGCAGGAAATCTCCATGTTGTAACAAAAGGTATAGCAAAGGAGGACGGCTATTTGGGAAAAATCATCAGAATAAAGAACATTGATTCGAATAAGGAATTATACGGCAGGGTAGAGGATTCGGCCTCGGTTAAGGTCGTCTTTTAA
- a CDS encoding flagellar hook protein FlgE encodes MGLGGALYSGVSGIRAHQNMLDIIGNNLANINTYGYKSSRLLFSDLLSQTIAIGTNGNPMQVGKGVKFASITSNFSQGTLESTNNVFDLAIQGEGFFVVNGGSKDFFTRVGAFSTDEDNYLVDSNTGYKVLDTNGKEISIPYDSTVSGKATSKAYITGNLDASALSSTAEVLIMSSALTESSTAATTATELNDLDSNTTDYIAGDTILITGTKSDGTAVSATYTYAASDTVQELIDAINTAFSGDATASLDSSGKIVLKADTAGSDELSLTLADGGSNTGATTWTDHTFGGSTYTTSVDIFDSQGTRHAITLRFTKQMDNEWDLTASMDSVDGTFASSDNTITGITFNDDGTFSTSGDTTLQFNFNGISSTQSVIFDLGTSGENDGLTQNGGESSAAVTKQDGYEYGTFDSVSINSDGTIKSLYTNGKTQTIATLKLALFNNLNGLNKIGDNLYEQTSISGEPIYVNANSGRAGSISSGYLEGSNVDMATELTSLITAQRGFQLNTKVITTADEILAEVVNLKR; translated from the coding sequence ATGGGTCTCGGCGGTGCATTATATTCAGGCGTGTCAGGTATTCGTGCACATCAAAACATGTTGGACATCATAGGAAATAACCTGGCAAATATCAATACTTACGGATACAAATCCTCAAGGTTATTATTTTCTGACCTGCTAAGTCAAACTATAGCAATTGGAACTAACGGTAACCCGATGCAAGTAGGAAAGGGTGTAAAATTCGCCAGCATTACATCAAACTTCAGTCAGGGAACATTAGAAAGCACCAATAACGTATTTGACCTCGCCATACAGGGAGAGGGATTTTTTGTCGTTAACGGAGGCAGCAAGGATTTTTTTACAAGGGTAGGAGCATTTTCTACTGATGAAGACAATTATCTCGTTGATTCAAATACAGGCTATAAGGTATTAGATACAAACGGTAAAGAAATCTCCATACCTTATGATTCAACCGTTTCCGGTAAGGCTACATCAAAGGCATACATTACCGGCAATCTTGATGCATCGGCATTAAGCTCCACAGCCGAGGTATTGATAATGTCCAGCGCCCTTACCGAAAGTAGCACAGCGGCAACTACGGCAACCGAATTAAACGACCTGGACTCTAACACTACAGATTACATTGCCGGAGACACCATTCTCATTACGGGAACAAAATCGGATGGGACTGCCGTTTCTGCAACTTATACGTATGCGGCTAGTGATACGGTTCAGGAACTTATAGACGCAATAAATACGGCATTCTCTGGTGATGCAACCGCCAGTTTAGATTCATCGGGAAAGATCGTCCTCAAAGCAGATACTGCCGGAAGTGACGAATTATCGCTCACCCTTGCAGATGGCGGCTCCAATACCGGTGCAACAACATGGACGGATCACACCTTCGGTGGCTCCACGTATACAACTTCTGTGGATATTTTTGATTCTCAGGGGACCAGACATGCGATTACTCTCAGATTCACAAAACAAATGGACAACGAATGGGACCTTACCGCCTCCATGGATAGTGTAGATGGCACATTTGCAAGTAGTGATAATACGATAACGGGTATTACATTCAATGACGATGGTACATTCAGCACAAGCGGTGACACAACGCTCCAATTTAATTTCAATGGCATCAGTAGCACACAGTCTGTAATTTTCGATCTTGGCACATCAGGGGAAAACGATGGCCTTACACAAAATGGCGGCGAATCAAGCGCCGCTGTCACAAAACAGGATGGTTACGAGTATGGAACATTTGATTCCGTGTCCATCAATTCAGATGGTACCATAAAGTCATTGTATACCAATGGTAAAACACAAACTATTGCGACACTGAAGCTTGCCTTATTTAACAACCTCAACGGTTTGAACAAGATAGGAGACAACTTATATGAACAAACCTCAATATCCGGCGAGCCCATTTATGTTAACGCTAATTCAGGCCGTGCAGGTTCTATTTCAAGCGGTTATCTGGAAGGATCCAATGTGGACATGGCCACAGAATTGACCTCACTGATTACGGCGCAGAGGGGCTTTCAGCTTAACACAAAGGTCATCACCACTGCTGATGAAATACTGGCTGAGGTTGTCAACCTGAAGAGATAA
- the flgG gene encoding flagellar basal-body rod protein FlgG — MIRALYTAATGMKAQQLFLDNVSNNLANINTTGFKRSQVNFQDLLYEKKYIAGSESAQGFEIPSGIQLGGGVRPISTSKVFSQGNQQATNRSLDLAIEGNGFFQISRPDGTIAYTRDGAFELNSKGEIVTAEGLPLTPSITIQDAKEISIGTDGTVFIKGSDSTLQNVGQIMLANFPNPAGLDSLGRNMYAETVASGAPIVSVPGEQGTGEIYQGALENSNVETVTELVNLITAQRAYEINSRAIKASDEMLSTINNMA; from the coding sequence ATGATAAGGGCGTTATATACTGCCGCCACAGGCATGAAGGCTCAACAGCTATTTTTAGATAATGTCTCAAATAATTTAGCAAACATAAACACTACGGGATTCAAAAGAAGTCAGGTCAATTTCCAGGACCTTCTCTATGAAAAGAAGTATATCGCTGGTTCTGAATCTGCACAAGGTTTTGAGATACCTTCAGGTATCCAGCTAGGCGGTGGCGTAAGACCCATTTCTACCTCCAAGGTATTTTCCCAGGGGAATCAACAGGCTACCAACCGATCCCTGGACCTTGCCATTGAAGGAAACGGTTTCTTTCAAATAAGCCGGCCGGACGGTACTATTGCATATACAAGGGATGGCGCATTTGAATTAAATAGCAAGGGCGAGATTGTCACTGCTGAGGGTTTGCCATTGACACCAAGTATTACCATCCAGGATGCCAAAGAAATTTCAATTGGAACGGATGGAACAGTATTTATAAAAGGCTCCGATAGCACCCTTCAGAATGTGGGACAAATTATGCTTGCAAATTTTCCTAACCCGGCAGGTTTAGACAGTCTCGGAAGGAATATGTACGCAGAAACAGTCGCATCAGGCGCCCCAATAGTCTCAGTGCCTGGTGAACAAGGAACAGGTGAAATCTACCAGGGAGCCCTTGAAAATTCCAATGTTGAAACGGTCACGGAGCTTGTTAATCTTATCACAGCCCAGCGTGCGTACGAGATCAATTCCAGGGCAATAAAAGCCAGTGATGAGATGTTGTCAACCATTAACAATATGGCATAA
- a CDS encoding flagellar basal body L-ring protein FlgH codes for MKSKATTQYSHNHIISSASPLLREKIKMFVKKNLFLQRKTIACLFTSLALLIVSTNLQAESIWKKRVTLNTNLFNDNRARGIGDIVTVQINESTEITGVEDSSAENKKSHSVNVDTTNFFTKPLGDTSGYLPNFSADTNHSFNGKGAYESNRNISLELTAVVTEILANGNLIIEGNRDVNINGEKYNIKVSGIVRPIDISIDNVIQSSSIANANITLEGKGFLTRAGKRGWWNRIYEAMWPF; via the coding sequence ATGAAAAGCAAAGCCACAACTCAGTACAGTCACAATCATATTATTTCCTCCGCGTCCCCTCTCTTGCGCGAAAAGATAAAAATGTTTGTCAAAAAAAATTTGTTCTTGCAACGGAAGACTATAGCATGCCTTTTTACAAGCCTGGCGCTGTTAATCGTAAGCACCAACCTTCAGGCTGAATCGATCTGGAAAAAACGAGTGACGCTAAACACAAATCTGTTCAATGACAACAGGGCCAGGGGGATAGGAGACATTGTAACGGTACAAATCAATGAATCGACAGAAATTACAGGAGTAGAAGATTCCAGTGCGGAAAATAAGAAAAGCCATAGTGTCAACGTAGATACTACAAATTTTTTTACAAAGCCATTAGGAGACACGAGCGGCTATTTACCAAATTTTTCAGCCGATACAAATCATAGTTTTAATGGTAAAGGGGCATATGAGAGCAACCGTAATATTAGTTTAGAGCTTACAGCTGTTGTTACGGAAATACTGGCCAATGGGAATTTGATTATTGAAGGAAATCGTGATGTCAATATTAATGGTGAAAAATATAACATCAAGGTATCCGGAATAGTAAGGCCTATTGATATCAGCATAGACAATGTGATTCAATCATCCTCAATCGCAAATGCCAATATAACACTTGAAGGCAAAGGATTTTTAACACGCGCCGGAAAACGAGGATGGTGGAATCGAATCTATGAAGCCATGTGGCCATTCTAA
- the flgF gene encoding flagellar basal-body rod protein FlgF encodes MIVGLYTGASSMVSQGDYQAVIARNLSNINTAGYKKNIAVFQSYISDAQTNDQNANRGIGSSLGTVATDFSQGTLEYTGNDLDLSIKGGGFFTVNTEAGIRYTRKGQFMLSRDMKIITPEGWYLMGHGGEIQVPQNAKSITVKENGSISADGKEIGKIRVVTVSDLTTLKPTGCCAYTLSDTAQEPEVSTDFTIAHRYLEQSNVNVVDEMVNMIANMRGYQSGYKVTNSIDDTLKKLIKLAT; translated from the coding sequence ATGATTGTAGGACTATATACAGGCGCGTCAAGTATGGTGAGTCAGGGAGACTATCAGGCAGTTATCGCACGGAATTTGTCTAATATCAACACCGCTGGGTATAAAAAAAATATCGCTGTCTTTCAGTCCTATATCTCTGATGCACAAACTAATGATCAAAATGCCAATCGTGGTATTGGAAGCAGTTTAGGTACCGTTGCCACAGACTTTTCACAGGGCACTTTGGAATATACCGGCAACGACCTTGATCTTTCTATAAAAGGAGGTGGATTTTTTACCGTCAACACGGAGGCTGGAATTCGTTACACAAGAAAAGGACAATTTATGTTATCACGTGACATGAAGATTATCACGCCTGAAGGATGGTATCTAATGGGCCACGGCGGCGAAATTCAAGTCCCTCAAAATGCAAAAAGCATTACCGTCAAAGAAAATGGAAGTATTTCTGCAGACGGCAAAGAAATCGGGAAGATTAGAGTTGTTACTGTTTCTGACCTAACTACTCTCAAACCCACAGGGTGTTGTGCCTATACATTATCTGATACCGCACAAGAACCGGAAGTCTCAACCGATTTTACAATAGCCCATCGTTACCTGGAACAATCAAACGTAAATGTGGTAGATGAGATGGTCAATATGATTGCTAATATGAGGGGCTATCAATCTGGTTATAAGGTCACCAACTCCATCGACGATACGCTAAAAAAACTCATTAAACTTGCAACCTAA